In Scatophagus argus isolate fScaArg1 chromosome 7, fScaArg1.pri, whole genome shotgun sequence, a genomic segment contains:
- the LOC124061477 gene encoding probable peroxisomal membrane protein PEX13 isoform X3, which yields MMMLWVLYLLIGSTTCFPRFQWDSTKGVSSYPGSSSSLPRLPNPSNDGAAKTPGPGSYGSDTNMAEGPAFSSDEYRFRDEHYSPEVGTYGVAYGSSEFSGYDSGAPSSSYSGGYGSSAGGYGSSASAYGEDDSYGFETPRDESWGSGPATFYGTSDENPEPFFSDVSDLEPVYSSSTRSRYQRGRSVYSQISYTPGEPAPPLMPVSRHVGKTTGRQSDPVKAPTKGGF from the exons ATGAT gATGTTGTGGGTCTTGTATCTGCTGATTGGAAGCACAACCTGCTTTCCCAGATTCCAATGGGATTCAACAAAAGGGGTGAGTTCTTACCCGGGCAGCAGCTCCTCTCTACCACGTCTACCCAACCCAAGCAATGACGGAGCAGCCAAAACTCCTGGCCCTGGCAGTTACGGTAGCGACACCAACATGGCTGAGGGTCCAGCATTCAGCAGTGACGAGTATCGTTTCAGGGATGAACATTACAGCCCTGAGGTCGGCACATATGGGGTTGCCTATGGCTCTTCTGAATTTAGTGGGTATGATAGTGGTGCACCAAGTAGTAGCTATAGTG GTGGTTATGGTAGCTCAGCAGGTGGTTATGGTAGCTCAGCAAGTGCTTATGGAGAGGATGACTCCTATGGGTTTGAGACCCCTCGAGATGAGAGCTGGGGCTCTGGACCTGCTACCTTCTATGGCACCAGTGACGAAAACCCTGAGCCATTCTTCAGTGACGTGTCTGATCTAGAGCCAGTGTACTCCTCTAGCACTCGTTCAAGGTACCAACGAGGAAGATCAGTATATTCTCAAATCAGCTACACTCCAGGAGAGCCTGCTCCCCCACTCATGCCAGTATCCAGACATGTCGGCAAAACCACTGGGAGGCAAAGCGATCCTGTTAAGGCACCAACCAAGGGTGGCTTCTGA
- the LOC124061477 gene encoding probable peroxisomal membrane protein PEX13 isoform X1 translates to MMMLWVLYLLIGSTTCFPRFQWDSTKGVSSYPGSSSSLPRLPNPSNDGAAKTPGPGSYGSDTNMAEGPAFSSDEYRFRDEHYSPEVGTYGVAYGSSEFSGYDSGAPSSSYSGGYGSYSGGYGSSAGGYGSSAGGYGSSASAYGEDDSYGFETPRDESWGSGPATFYGTSDENPEPFFSDVSDLEPVYSSSTRSRYQRGRSVYSQISYTPGEPAPPLMPVSRHVGKTTGRQSDPVKAPTKGGF, encoded by the exons ATGAT gATGTTGTGGGTCTTGTATCTGCTGATTGGAAGCACAACCTGCTTTCCCAGATTCCAATGGGATTCAACAAAAGGGGTGAGTTCTTACCCGGGCAGCAGCTCCTCTCTACCACGTCTACCCAACCCAAGCAATGACGGAGCAGCCAAAACTCCTGGCCCTGGCAGTTACGGTAGCGACACCAACATGGCTGAGGGTCCAGCATTCAGCAGTGACGAGTATCGTTTCAGGGATGAACATTACAGCCCTGAGGTCGGCACATATGGGGTTGCCTATGGCTCTTCTGAATTTAGTGGGTATGATAGTGGTGCACCAAGTAGTAGCTATAGTGGTGGTTATGGTAGCTATAGTGGTGGTTATGGTAGCTCAGCAGGTGGTTATGGTAGCTCAGCAGGTGGTTATGGTAGCTCAGCAAGTGCTTATGGAGAGGATGACTCCTATGGGTTTGAGACCCCTCGAGATGAGAGCTGGGGCTCTGGACCTGCTACCTTCTATGGCACCAGTGACGAAAACCCTGAGCCATTCTTCAGTGACGTGTCTGATCTAGAGCCAGTGTACTCCTCTAGCACTCGTTCAAGGTACCAACGAGGAAGATCAGTATATTCTCAAATCAGCTACACTCCAGGAGAGCCTGCTCCCCCACTCATGCCAGTATCCAGACATGTCGGCAAAACCACTGGGAGGCAAAGCGATCCTGTTAAGGCACCAACCAAGGGTGGCTTCTGA
- the LOC124061478 gene encoding probable peroxisomal membrane protein PEX13 isoform X2, whose product MLWVLYLLIGSTTCFPRFQWDSTKGVSSYPGSSSSLPRLPNPSNDRAAKTPGPGSYGSDANIPEGPAFSSDEYHFRDEHYSPEVGTYGVAYGSSEFSGYDSGAPSSSYSGGYGSSAGGYGSSAGGYGSSASAYGEDDSYGFETPRDESWGSGPATFYGTSDENPEPFFSDVSDLEPVYSSSTRSRYQRGRSVYSQISYTPGEPAPPLMPVSRHVGKTTRRQSDPVKAPTKGGF is encoded by the coding sequence ATGTTGTGGGTCTTGTATCTGCTGATTGGAAGCACAACCTGCTTTCCCAGATTCCAATGGGATTCAACAAAAGGGGTGAGTTCTTACCCGGGCAGCAGCTCCTCTCTACCACGTCTACCCAACCCAAGCAATGACAGAGCAGCCAAAACTCCTGGCCCTGGCAGTTACGGTAGCGACGCCAACATTCCTGAGGGTCCAGCATTCAGCAGTGATGAGTATCATTTCAGGGATGAACATTACAGCCCTGAGGTCGGCACATATGGGGTTGCCTATGGCTCTTCTGAATTTAGTGGGTATGATAGTGGTGCACCAAGTAGTAGCTATAGTGGTGGTTATGGTAGCTCAGCAGGTGGTTATGGTAGCTCAGCAGGTGGTTATGGTAGCTCAGCAAGTGCTTATGGAGAGGATGACTCCTATGGGTTTGAGACCCCTCGAGATGAGAGCTGGGGCTCTGGACCTGCTACCTTCTATGGCACCAGTGACGAAAACCCTGAGCCATTCTTCAGTGACGTGTCTGATCTGGAGCCAGTGTACTCCTCTAGCACTCGTTCAAGGTACCAACGAGGAAGATCGGTATATTCTCAAATCAGCTACACTCCAGGAGAGCCTGCTCCCCCACTCATGCCAGTATCCAGACATGTCGGCAAAACCACTCGGAGGCAAAGCGATCCTGTTAAGGCACCAACCAAGGGTGGCTTCTGA
- the LOC124061478 gene encoding probable peroxisomal membrane protein PEX13 isoform X1, whose product MMMLWVLYLLIGSTTCFPRFQWDSTKGVSSYPGSSSSLPRLPNPSNDRAAKTPGPGSYGSDANIPEGPAFSSDEYHFRDEHYSPEVGTYGVAYGSSEFSGYDSGAPSSSYSGGYGSSAGGYGSSAGGYGSSASAYGEDDSYGFETPRDESWGSGPATFYGTSDENPEPFFSDVSDLEPVYSSSTRSRYQRGRSVYSQISYTPGEPAPPLMPVSRHVGKTTRRQSDPVKAPTKGGF is encoded by the exons ATGAT gATGTTGTGGGTCTTGTATCTGCTGATTGGAAGCACAACCTGCTTTCCCAGATTCCAATGGGATTCAACAAAAGGGGTGAGTTCTTACCCGGGCAGCAGCTCCTCTCTACCACGTCTACCCAACCCAAGCAATGACAGAGCAGCCAAAACTCCTGGCCCTGGCAGTTACGGTAGCGACGCCAACATTCCTGAGGGTCCAGCATTCAGCAGTGATGAGTATCATTTCAGGGATGAACATTACAGCCCTGAGGTCGGCACATATGGGGTTGCCTATGGCTCTTCTGAATTTAGTGGGTATGATAGTGGTGCACCAAGTAGTAGCTATAGTGGTGGTTATGGTAGCTCAGCAGGTGGTTATGGTAGCTCAGCAGGTGGTTATGGTAGCTCAGCAAGTGCTTATGGAGAGGATGACTCCTATGGGTTTGAGACCCCTCGAGATGAGAGCTGGGGCTCTGGACCTGCTACCTTCTATGGCACCAGTGACGAAAACCCTGAGCCATTCTTCAGTGACGTGTCTGATCTGGAGCCAGTGTACTCCTCTAGCACTCGTTCAAGGTACCAACGAGGAAGATCGGTATATTCTCAAATCAGCTACACTCCAGGAGAGCCTGCTCCCCCACTCATGCCAGTATCCAGACATGTCGGCAAAACCACTCGGAGGCAAAGCGATCCTGTTAAGGCACCAACCAAGGGTGGCTTCTGA
- the LOC124061477 gene encoding probable peroxisomal membrane protein PEX13 isoform X2, producing the protein MLWVLYLLIGSTTCFPRFQWDSTKGVSSYPGSSSSLPRLPNPSNDGAAKTPGPGSYGSDTNMAEGPAFSSDEYRFRDEHYSPEVGTYGVAYGSSEFSGYDSGAPSSSYSGGYGSYSGGYGSSAGGYGSSAGGYGSSASAYGEDDSYGFETPRDESWGSGPATFYGTSDENPEPFFSDVSDLEPVYSSSTRSRYQRGRSVYSQISYTPGEPAPPLMPVSRHVGKTTGRQSDPVKAPTKGGF; encoded by the coding sequence ATGTTGTGGGTCTTGTATCTGCTGATTGGAAGCACAACCTGCTTTCCCAGATTCCAATGGGATTCAACAAAAGGGGTGAGTTCTTACCCGGGCAGCAGCTCCTCTCTACCACGTCTACCCAACCCAAGCAATGACGGAGCAGCCAAAACTCCTGGCCCTGGCAGTTACGGTAGCGACACCAACATGGCTGAGGGTCCAGCATTCAGCAGTGACGAGTATCGTTTCAGGGATGAACATTACAGCCCTGAGGTCGGCACATATGGGGTTGCCTATGGCTCTTCTGAATTTAGTGGGTATGATAGTGGTGCACCAAGTAGTAGCTATAGTGGTGGTTATGGTAGCTATAGTGGTGGTTATGGTAGCTCAGCAGGTGGTTATGGTAGCTCAGCAGGTGGTTATGGTAGCTCAGCAAGTGCTTATGGAGAGGATGACTCCTATGGGTTTGAGACCCCTCGAGATGAGAGCTGGGGCTCTGGACCTGCTACCTTCTATGGCACCAGTGACGAAAACCCTGAGCCATTCTTCAGTGACGTGTCTGATCTAGAGCCAGTGTACTCCTCTAGCACTCGTTCAAGGTACCAACGAGGAAGATCAGTATATTCTCAAATCAGCTACACTCCAGGAGAGCCTGCTCCCCCACTCATGCCAGTATCCAGACATGTCGGCAAAACCACTGGGAGGCAAAGCGATCCTGTTAAGGCACCAACCAAGGGTGGCTTCTGA